The Acidobacteriota bacterium genome contains a region encoding:
- a CDS encoding L,D-transpeptidase yields MTESEGVRPEFPAQPPAPQGTPPRRGGVVRVLRALVLLLLFVGIPLICLGLFVFLSTGYRYSALREDYVLEHTAPPRDPPPGMTRAKAVSAAEASLAKIRPKGVFIVIDRVKNLLHLREGDAVLLTAVISAGAGSVLDDPKTGRRWVFDTPAGRFYVKGKRENPVWVAPDWDYIESGEPIPKRHSDRIQEGMLGEYALDLGGGPPGYMIHGTLYTRLLGKNVSHGCIRVGRDDLRVIWKKVPVGAAVFMY; encoded by the coding sequence ATGACCGAAAGCGAAGGCGTTCGCCCCGAGTTCCCGGCCCAGCCCCCTGCGCCCCAAGGCACCCCTCCCAGGAGGGGGGGAGTCGTCCGCGTCCTGAGGGCCCTCGTCCTCCTCCTCCTGTTCGTGGGCATCCCCTTGATCTGCCTCGGTCTCTTCGTCTTCCTCTCCACGGGCTACCGCTACTCGGCCCTTCGCGAGGACTACGTCCTCGAGCACACCGCCCCCCCGCGCGACCCTCCCCCCGGCATGACCCGCGCCAAGGCCGTCTCGGCGGCGGAGGCTTCCCTGGCCAAGATCCGCCCCAAGGGGGTCTTCATCGTCATCGACCGGGTAAAAAACCTCCTCCATCTGCGGGAGGGAGACGCGGTCCTGCTCACGGCCGTCATCTCGGCGGGAGCGGGCTCCGTCCTGGACGATCCCAAGACCGGCCGCCGATGGGTATTCGACACCCCCGCGGGACGGTTCTACGTAAAGGGAAAACGTGAGAATCCCGTCTGGGTGGCGCCGGACTGGGACTACATCGAATCGGGAGAGCCGATCCCCAAACGCCATTCGGACCGCATCCAGGAGGGCATGTTGGGGGAGTACGCCCTGGATCTCGGCGGAGGCCCGCCCGGCTACATGATCCACGGGACCCTTTATACCCGGCTCCTGGGAAAGAACGTGAGCCACGGCTGCATCCGAGTGGGCCGCGACGACCTCCGGGTGATCTGGAAGAAGGTCCCCGTGGGCGCCGCCGTTTTCATGTACTGA
- a CDS encoding rRNA adenine dimethyltransferase family protein: MAEASGRSRRAVTGPARAKKSLGQHFLVSEAVLGKVAGLCRGASEGVEAILEVGPGRGALTRRLLDFGLPVRAVELDEDLARVLGGQLPALDLVVGDGRAVNWRGLSESTGWTSWLLAGNLPYNAATEILLNALAHPVEVIAVAVMVQREVALKFTARPGGVGYGWMAAWTAGWWEGGVRLHVRPGSFSPPPKVQSSFLVLRRRSAPRLPPHCAGAYREFLEAAFRQPRRTLASNLARRPGTVEGSRSDPRAEIPPGIRAGQMAPEDLERLFLA, encoded by the coding sequence ATGGCTGAAGCGTCCGGAAGGTCCAGGCGAGCCGTGACCGGTCCGGCTCGAGCGAAAAAGAGTCTCGGTCAGCATTTCCTCGTCTCCGAGGCCGTCCTTGGCAAGGTGGCGGGACTCTGCCGCGGGGCGTCGGAAGGGGTCGAGGCCATCCTGGAGGTGGGTCCCGGTCGTGGGGCCCTCACCCGGCGGCTCCTGGATTTTGGATTGCCGGTTCGGGCCGTGGAGCTCGATGAAGATCTCGCCCGGGTGTTGGGGGGCCAGTTGCCCGCGCTGGACCTGGTCGTAGGGGACGGTCGGGCGGTGAATTGGCGGGGCCTTTCCGAGAGCACGGGGTGGACGTCCTGGCTCCTTGCGGGAAATCTGCCCTACAACGCCGCCACGGAGATCCTTCTGAACGCGCTGGCGCACCCCGTCGAAGTCATCGCCGTCGCCGTGATGGTTCAACGGGAAGTGGCCCTGAAGTTCACGGCCCGACCCGGCGGGGTGGGATACGGGTGGATGGCGGCATGGACCGCCGGCTGGTGGGAAGGGGGGGTGCGCCTTCACGTGCGGCCGGGGTCCTTTTCGCCTCCCCCCAAGGTCCAGTCTTCGTTTCTCGTTCTGAGGCGCCGGAGCGCGCCGCGGCTTCCTCCACATTGCGCCGGGGCGTACAGGGAGTTCTTGGAGGCCGCCTTCCGGCAGCCCCGGCGGACTCTTGCCTCCAACTTGGCGCGGAGACCGGGAACGGTGGAAGGCTCCCGGTCGGATCCGCGGGCGGAAATCCCTCCAGGCATCCGCGCGGGCCAGATGGCTCCGGAGGACTTGGAGAGGCTGTTTTTGGCCTAG